A DNA window from Solanum lycopersicum chromosome 3, SLM_r2.1 contains the following coding sequences:
- the LOC138347473 gene encoding uncharacterized protein, producing the protein MSVHYHSGKENVVADSLNRLSMVSVAHVEKEKMDLMKDVHRLARLEVLLMSISYNGVTVQNRRVEVFSQGGDDVLRYQGRLCVPDVGELRQHILAEAHNSRYSIHPGATKMYRDLWKVYWWNDMKRDIVDFVTKCPNC; encoded by the exons atgagtgtgcattatcattcTGGTAAGGAGAATGTAGTAGCAGATTCACTCAACAGATTATCTATGgttagtgtagcccatgttgagaaAGAGAAGATGGATCTaatgaaggatgttcacaggcttgcacGCTTAGAAGTtctccttatgagcatatcatacaatggtgtaacagttcagaatagG agagtggaggttttctcccaagggggagatgatgTACTccgctaccagggtagattgtgtgttcctgatgtagGCGAGTTGAGGcagcatattcttgcagaagcccataactctaggtattctattcatccaggtgccactaagatgtaccgggATCTGTGgaaagtctattggtggaatgacatgaagagggatatagtaGACTTTGTGactaagtgccccaattgctaG